The Paraburkholderia sp. SOS3 genome includes a region encoding these proteins:
- the eutC gene encoding ethanolamine ammonia-lyase subunit EutC → MSDPVEKNPWDALRAFTPARIALGRAGNSVPTAPLLAFNLSHAQARDAVHHPLDADALHRQLREHGFAATLDVHSAAPDREHYLRRPDLGRRLSDESRGLLAKAAGASQPDVVFVVADGLSAVAAAKQSVPMLRAIHARLQQDWEMGPVVVARQARVALGDEIGQMLRARIVVMLIGERPGLSSPDSLGIYLTYAPKVGCSDAQRNCISNVRPEGLNFDAAAHKLHYLLTHARRLGLTGVGLKDESDALLDATAAAGNASLAGGR, encoded by the coding sequence ATGAGCGACCCTGTCGAGAAAAATCCGTGGGACGCATTGCGCGCCTTCACCCCTGCACGCATCGCATTGGGCCGCGCCGGCAACAGCGTGCCGACGGCGCCGCTGCTCGCGTTCAACCTGTCGCATGCGCAAGCACGCGATGCGGTTCATCATCCGCTCGACGCCGACGCGCTGCATCGGCAATTGCGCGAGCATGGCTTCGCCGCGACGCTCGACGTTCACAGTGCGGCGCCGGATCGTGAACACTATTTGCGACGGCCCGATCTCGGGCGCAGGCTGTCCGACGAGAGTCGCGGTCTGTTGGCGAAGGCTGCGGGCGCATCGCAGCCCGATGTCGTGTTCGTGGTCGCCGACGGGCTCTCCGCAGTTGCGGCGGCGAAGCAATCCGTTCCGATGCTGCGAGCGATTCACGCAAGGCTGCAGCAGGACTGGGAGATGGGCCCCGTGGTGGTGGCTCGTCAGGCGCGGGTTGCTTTGGGCGATGAAATCGGCCAAATGCTGCGCGCGCGGATCGTCGTCATGCTGATCGGCGAGCGGCCCGGCCTCAGCTCGCCGGACAGTCTGGGCATTTACCTGACCTACGCGCCGAAGGTCGGCTGCAGCGACGCGCAGCGCAACTGCATTTCCAACGTGCGCCCCGAAGGGCTGAATTTCGACGCGGCTGCGCACAAGCTCCACTATCTGCTCACGCATGCGCGTCGTCTGGGATTGACCGGTGTCGGACTAAAAGACGAAAGCGACGCGTTGCTCGACGCCACTGCGGCGGCCGGCAACGCCTCGCTTGCCGGCGGACGGTAG